ATTGCATTCCCTAATCTCATAAATTACTATTATTGACGTAACAATACTTGCGCCTGTAGCCCAGTGGATAGAGCGACGGACTCCGGCTCCGTAGGCCAGGGGTTCAAATCCCCTCAGGCGCTTTTGTTTTTCAAAATATTTTATTTCACAAGCTTGACGAGAATAAATACTATGTTAAGAGAAATGCATGAATAAAAAACAGATATTGATTATAATCGGTAGCAGCTCTGACGAGAAATTCATGTCAGAATGTGTAAAGATACTTGATTCATTTCATGCCGGATACGAGATGATTGTTTCATCCGCGCATAGAACGCCTGATAAAACAAGGCAGCTTGCAAAAAGTGCGAAAGAAAAAGGATTCAACATTATTATAGCAGGTGCCGGAGGTGCAGCCCATCTTGCCGGAGCAATTGCTTCGGAAACGGTTTTACCTGTTATCGGCGTGCCACTACCAACATCTTATCTTTCTGGTATGGATGCACTGTTATCTACCGTTCAGATGCCGGGCGGTATACCTGTAGCGACCGTTGCAATAGGAGAATCGGGCGCTAAGAACGCAGCACTTCTTGCGATTGAGATACTGGCATTAAACGATCACTCTCTGTATAAAAAACTCATTGAGTATCGGCTCTCATTTGAGAAAAATATTAATAAAAAGCGAAGTTGATTATAAAACTCACCGACATTTTATCCGGTAAAGACGATATAGAATTTATCTCTGATTATCTTATGCATGGAGGGATAATGGTTTACCCAACAGATACCGTTTATGGAATAGGATGTAATGCTTTTGATACAAGCGCTGTTAAAATGATTGTAAGCGTAAAACAAAGAGAGCAAAAAAAACCTTTTATAATACTCGTAAGAGACAAAGAGATGTTGCAGCAGATGGTCCGGGATATTGGTACAGATGCAGGTGATTTAA
This Deltaproteobacteria bacterium DNA region includes the following protein-coding sequences:
- the purE gene encoding 5-(carboxyamino)imidazole ribonucleotide mutase, with amino-acid sequence MNKKQILIIIGSSSDEKFMSECVKILDSFHAGYEMIVSSAHRTPDKTRQLAKSAKEKGFNIIIAGAGGAAHLAGAIASETVLPVIGVPLPTSYLSGMDALLSTVQMPGGIPVATVAIGESGAKNAALLAIEILALNDHSLYKKLIEYRLSFEKNINKKRS